DNA sequence from the Treponema sp. OMZ 838 genome:
ATGCCGGGCTGCAGGATATCATCTATAAGGAGTTAGCCGACGGTGTATATCTGATAAAGCAAATGGATTTGGATTCGGTTCGCACGATGGTCAAGTCTGCCGGTTTAGATGTAACTTTTTATACTACAGGTTCTACAGACCGTTATACTGCTACCGGATTTTCTTCTATTGAAAATCGGCATTCTGTGCTTGATAATTTTGATAAAAAAGCAAAAAAACAGCATACGGCGCAATGTAAACAGGAAAAAAACTATTCTGAGCATATTCGGGAGCTGCAAGCTGTTGTAGATACGATGCCCATCGATCAGTATAATAAACAAAGCTTAAAAGAAAAAATTGCGAAAAAGCTGATTATCACCAAAGAGCAGCTATATGGAGCGCCGGCTGACAACGAAGTCCGGGAGGTTTCCGGGCTTGATTTTTTAGGCAAAATCCACCTTGCAGAAACTGCGATTACCGATAACAGCCGTTTGGAGGTGTCTATCGATGGTGCTTCCGGACGGCGGACAATTACCGGTATTCCTATTACAATTGAAAAAACGGATCATGATGCGGTATTGGTGATGCAGGGAGAAAATGCTCCATACAAAGAAAAAATTTCGATTGCCGGTATCGTAAAGATGAGAGCATTCCGCAGTTCATTGTTTTCGTAATGCTGATGTCCGGTTCAAACTTTTGAAAAAAAATCCGATATTGTAATCGAGATATTGGGTTTTCTTGCGGAACGAGGAGGGTTTAAGACGATGGGGGCATCGTTTATATTAGCGCCGTCTTTATTGAGTGCAGACTTTTCACGGCTTGCTGAAGAATTACAGTTTATTGAAGCAAACGGAGGGCAATGGGTGCATCTTGATGTGATGGACGGCGCCTTTGTACCGAATTTAACATTCGGCGCTCCCGTTGTACGCAGCTTGCGGCGTAAGAGCACTCTTCCTTTTGACGTGCATTTGATGGTTGCCCGTCCTCAAGATTTTGTAAAAGATTTTGCGGCGGCTGGTGCCGATTATTTTACGTTTCATATTGAAGCGGCAATACATGCCCATCGGCTTATTACGGAAATCCGCGCGGC
Encoded proteins:
- the rpe gene encoding ribulose-phosphate 3-epimerase, with protein sequence MGASFILAPSLLSADFSRLAEELQFIEANGGQWVHLDVMDGAFVPNLTFGAPVVRSLRRKSTLPFDVHLMVARPQDFVKDFAAAGADYFTFHIEAAIHAHRLITEIRAAGMKPGVSIVPSTPVHLLDEVLPLVDLVLVMTVNPGFGGQTMIPHCLGKIEKLCEYRKKYGYRYLISVDGGVNAETLPAVCNAGADVVVSGSSFFSGEIKK